Sequence from the Paenibacillus riograndensis SBR5 genome:
CGCATTGTCCAGCAGATTGGTCAGCACCTGCTCCAGCTTATCCTCGTCAGCGGCTTTGAGCAGCAGTGTGTCACTGCCGGACTTCAGCTCAAGCTGAAGCCCCCGCTCCTTGGCCCGGACGGAGAATTTGCGGTAGACGCGCTCCAGCAGTTCCCCCATATCCACCGGCACCTTCATCATATCGGTATGTCCGGCTTCCATGCGGGCCAGATCCAGCAGATCCTTTACCAGCCGTCCCATCCGCAGCGACTCGTCATGGATAACCTGAACCAGCTCGCTGCTCTCTTCGGGCGAGGAGGCCATTCCATCCAGCAGCGCCTCGCTGTAGCCCTGCATCATCGACAGCGGCGTGCGGATCTCATGCGAGACGTTGGCCACGAAGTCCCGGCGCATTTTCTCCAGCTTGACCTCTTCGGTAACATCACGCAGTACAGCTACCACTCCGCGAATGGTATCTTCTGAATACAGCGGAGCCATATGAACCGACCAGACTCCTTGGCGGACATGCACTTGAGAGCGCTGATCCCCTCCCTCACGGAGTGTGCTGAAGAACAATGGGCGCAAAGGGGGCGGTACCTCACTGTCACTCGCCCCTTGCGGGTACAGCTCGGATTCATTCTCCAGCTCCCAGTCCAGATCGTTCCATCTCTCCAGCAGAGCCTGACCATGCGGGTTGGTCAAGATGATCTTCCCGATAATGTCAAAGGTGAGGACCGCATCGCTCATGCTGCGCAATACACTGGACAGATGGCCCTTCTCGTGGTTCAGGCTGCGGATGTTTTCTTCCAGCTCTTCTGCCATATGATTAAAGGAAGTGGCCAGCAGGCCGATCTCGTCACTGGTAACCAGCGTCAGTCTCGTCCCGTATTCCCCCCGGCGGATATTGTCCGCCGCTTCAATCACCTGCTGCATCGGCTGGGTAATCTTGGTGAACAAGAACAAGGCAAAGAACGTCGTCAAGGAAAATCCCAGCATACAGGCATACATAAACAAACGTTTAATCGCCCCGGAATTGGCGAAGTTGCTGTCGATATAGGGCAGCAGTAAAAGCCCCACTGTGATCAGCACGACAGCAACCAGACAAATAATCGTGATCCACAGCTTGCCGACAAGACTTCTCCAGAATATCACTTATTTAGGCACCTCTAACTTATAGCCTACTCCCCAGACTGTGGTGATCATCGCTGCCGATTCCGGTGATACTTTGTTGAGCTTCTCGCGAAGCCGCTTGACATGTGTATCCACGGTGCGCAAATCCCCGAAGAACTCATAGTTCCACACATCCTTCAACAGCTCTTCGCGCGAGAACACCTTATCCGGGGAAATAGCCAAATAATGCAGCAGCTCGTACTCTTTTGGAGTCAGGCTGACTTCCTGGCCCCCTGCAGTTACGCGGTGTGCATCATGTTCAATGATAAGGTGCGGAAACACGATATTATTGCTGGAGTTGCTCTCTTTGGACAAAAAGGCTGTCGCGGAGGAACGGCGCATAATCGCCTTCACCCGGTAGATCACTTCGCGCGGGCTGAAGGGTTTGACCACGTAGTCATCCGCCCCCATCTCGAAGCCCTGCACCCGGTTGATCTCCTCGCCTTTGGCTGTCAGCATCAGAACCGGCGTCGATTTGACACCTCTGAGCCGGGTCAGCACTTCAATGCCATCGATTCCCGGCAGCATCACATCCAGCAGAATCAAGCCGTAATCATTGGC
This genomic interval carries:
- a CDS encoding HAMP domain-containing sensor histidine kinase, whose translation is MIFWRSLVGKLWITIICLVAVVLITVGLLLLPYIDSNFANSGAIKRLFMYACMLGFSLTTFFALFLFTKITQPMQQVIEAADNIRRGEYGTRLTLVTSDEIGLLATSFNHMAEELEENIRSLNHEKGHLSSVLRSMSDAVLTFDIIGKIILTNPHGQALLERWNDLDWELENESELYPQGASDSEVPPPLRPLFFSTLREGGDQRSQVHVRQGVWSVHMAPLYSEDTIRGVVAVLRDVTEEVKLEKMRRDFVANVSHEIRTPLSMMQGYSEALLDGMASSPEESSELVQVIHDESLRMGRLVKDLLDLARMEAGHTDMMKVPVDMGELLERVYRKFSVRAKERGLQLELKSGSDTLLLKAADEDKLEQVLTNLLDNAFRHTPADKCITILTSTAVLEGRRYLEIAIRDEGVGIPPEDLPFIFERFYKADKARVRGESGGTGLGLAIVKNIVEAHHGTITASSRLGEGTEFLLRLPVEKQ
- a CDS encoding response regulator transcription factor — translated: MAEHLNRILVVDDEERIRRLLKMYLEKEGYEIDEAEDGEIALRKATANDYGLILLDVMLPGIDGIEVLTRLRGVKSTPVLMLTAKGEEINRVQGFEMGADDYVVKPFSPREVIYRVKAIMRRSSATAFLSKESNSSNNIVFPHLIIEHDAHRVTAGGQEVSLTPKEYELLHYLAISPDKVFSREELLKDVWNYEFFGDLRTVDTHVKRLREKLNKVSPESAAMITTVWGVGYKLEVPK